From a region of the Bradyrhizobium diazoefficiens genome:
- a CDS encoding fumarylacetoacetate hydrolase family protein gives MRWLKFTDSGKTSWGMVEGDEVIAVEGEPFGEWQRTSRTFALSKVKIELPLIPRTFYCVGLNYLKHLKEAADKRGEVPAVPDRPEIGYRAQNALIAHDEDVVIPSFATDKIHYEGELVVVIGKKVKHLTEVNAMDCVFGYTIGNDVSERSWQKADRSLWRSKNADTFKPMGPWIETEADLGKMQTVVRVNGKETNRFATGDMIFGVVPFLVELTRYFTLWPGDVIWMGTDGASPDIKHGDVVEIEITGVGTLRNRFVREGQ, from the coding sequence ATGCGCTGGCTGAAATTCACCGACTCCGGCAAGACGTCGTGGGGAATGGTCGAGGGCGACGAGGTGATCGCAGTCGAGGGCGAGCCGTTCGGCGAATGGCAGCGCACCTCGCGGACGTTTGCCTTGTCGAAGGTCAAGATCGAGCTGCCGCTGATTCCCCGCACCTTCTATTGCGTCGGCCTGAACTATCTGAAGCACCTGAAGGAAGCCGCCGACAAGCGCGGCGAGGTGCCGGCCGTGCCCGACCGGCCCGAGATCGGCTATCGCGCCCAGAATGCGCTGATCGCACACGACGAGGACGTCGTGATCCCGTCCTTTGCGACGGACAAGATCCACTATGAAGGCGAACTCGTCGTCGTCATCGGCAAGAAGGTGAAGCATCTCACCGAAGTGAACGCGATGGATTGCGTGTTCGGCTACACCATCGGCAACGACGTCAGCGAACGGAGCTGGCAGAAGGCCGACCGCAGCCTGTGGCGCTCGAAGAACGCCGACACGTTCAAGCCGATGGGACCGTGGATCGAGACCGAGGCCGATCTCGGAAAGATGCAAACGGTCGTCCGCGTCAACGGCAAAGAGACCAACCGCTTCGCTACCGGCGACATGATTTTCGGCGTGGTGCCGTTCCTGGTCGAGCTGACGAGGTACTTTACCTTGTGGCCCGGCGACGTGATCTGGATGGGCACCGACGGCGCCTCGCCGGATATCAAGCATGGCGACGTCGTGGAGATCGAGATCACCGGTGTCGGGACGTTGCGCAACAGGTTTGTCCGGGAGGGACAGTAG
- a CDS encoding LysR family transcriptional regulator: MKQNFTVRQGALDGVEAFLSVAQHRSFRRAAAELGVTPSAISQAIRALEARVGASLFIRTTRSVGLTEAGERFFARARPAFEELVAASGAARELGQRPAGLLRLTVPRSVVPILLEPLIASFCEAYPEIEVELAASEELVDLAAGGFDAGIRMGQFIAPDMIAVRLTKPLPLIVVGSPAYLARVGRPKHPDDLRAHACLRLRRSNGALASWSLTDNGRSVEIAVSGPFIAYDFPTMLGAAIEGVGLAQVPAPLATGAIAAGKLVRVLEQFSQMTPGVFLYYPGHRQIMPKLRAFIDHVKSRSAAA, translated from the coding sequence ATGAAACAGAACTTCACAGTCAGGCAGGGCGCGCTCGACGGCGTCGAGGCCTTCCTCAGCGTCGCCCAGCACCGCAGTTTCCGGCGCGCGGCCGCCGAGCTCGGCGTCACGCCCTCGGCGATCAGTCAGGCGATCCGGGCACTCGAGGCGCGTGTCGGGGCTTCGCTCTTCATCCGCACGACCCGCAGTGTTGGTCTGACCGAAGCCGGCGAGAGATTCTTTGCGCGCGCAAGGCCGGCCTTTGAGGAACTCGTCGCGGCAAGCGGGGCAGCGCGTGAGCTCGGTCAAAGACCGGCCGGGCTGCTGCGTCTCACCGTACCGCGTTCCGTCGTGCCGATCCTGCTAGAGCCGCTGATCGCTTCGTTCTGTGAGGCCTATCCGGAGATCGAGGTCGAGCTTGCTGCGAGCGAGGAGCTGGTCGACCTCGCGGCCGGAGGCTTCGATGCCGGCATCAGGATGGGCCAGTTCATCGCCCCCGACATGATTGCGGTGCGGTTGACCAAGCCGCTGCCGCTCATCGTCGTCGGCAGCCCTGCTTACCTTGCTCGTGTCGGCCGGCCCAAGCATCCGGACGATCTGCGTGCGCACGCCTGCTTGCGCTTGCGGCGATCGAACGGCGCGCTCGCATCATGGTCGCTCACCGACAATGGCCGCTCGGTCGAGATTGCGGTGTCGGGTCCATTCATTGCCTACGATTTTCCGACGATGCTTGGGGCCGCGATCGAAGGTGTGGGTCTTGCGCAAGTGCCCGCACCATTGGCCACCGGTGCCATCGCGGCGGGAAAGCTCGTCCGCGTGTTGGAGCAATTCTCGCAAATGACGCCCGGTGTGTTCCTGTATTATCCGGGCCATCGGCAAATCATGCCGAAGCTGCGCGCCTTCATCGACCATGTGAAGAGCCGGTCGGCGGCAGCGTGA
- a CDS encoding Lrp/AsnC family transcriptional regulator, whose product MIEDQDARILVHLQRDGRATNQQLADAVGMSTSACWRRVRALEDARVIQGYAALVAREQAGFAMSAILHVSLERHDAKFVDEFVARVTKRREVLECFATTGDADYHLRVVVQDMAAYNRFLDEFMFRIPGIRYVRSNVVLKEIKTSVTLPF is encoded by the coding sequence GTGATCGAAGACCAAGATGCGCGGATTCTCGTTCATCTCCAGAGGGACGGCCGCGCCACCAATCAGCAACTCGCCGACGCGGTCGGCATGTCCACCTCTGCCTGCTGGCGCCGGGTGCGGGCGCTGGAGGACGCCCGCGTCATCCAGGGCTACGCCGCGCTGGTCGCGCGCGAGCAGGCGGGCTTTGCGATGTCGGCCATCCTCCACGTTTCGCTGGAGCGGCACGACGCGAAGTTCGTCGACGAATTCGTCGCCAGGGTCACGAAGCGCCGCGAGGTGCTGGAATGTTTCGCGACCACGGGCGACGCCGATTATCATTTGCGCGTCGTCGTGCAGGACATGGCGGCCTACAACAGATTCCTCGACGAATTCATGTTCCGCATCCCCGGCATCCGCTACGTCCGCAGCAACGTGGTGCTGAAGGAGATCAAGACCAGCGTGACGCTGCCGTTTTGA
- a CDS encoding indolepyruvate ferredoxin oxidoreductase family protein: protein MDAIPSLDPYELSDRYDREHGRVFLTGTQAIVRIALDQVRRDRASGLNTAGFISGYRGSPLGGIDLELWRIQERLTRDRIEFLPAVNEDLAATAVLGSQQVETQADREVDGVFGLWYGKGPGVDRSGDALKHGNAYGSSPHGGVLVVAGDDHGCVSSSMPHQSDVAFMSWFMPTLHPASIDEYLEFGEYGYALSRFSGMWVGFKAISEIVESGASVALRPPRCFHTPDFTPLPGGLHYRWPDLPGPQIEERLEAKKHAVYAFAKANPIDRHIYDIPHATYGIVTTGKAHLDLMEALRLVGLDEAACRSIGIDIYKVGMVWPLALHDAMAFVKGKREILVVEEKRGIIESQFKEYFYDYPGAKPERMVGKHDETGARLISWIGELSPRALAAVLARRLDPMFPGLNLAARAAALLPEAARTINVSGATRTPYFCSGCPHNTSTKVPEGSKALAGIGCHFMASWMDRETSSLIQMGGEGVNWAASSRFTGHKHIFQNLGEGTYYHSGSMAIRQAIAAKANITYKILFNDAVAMTGGQPVDGPVSVHAIAHSVRAEGVMRIALVSDDPAQFLPADLPSGVTIHPREEMDSVQRELRNIPGVSILIYQQTCATEKRRRRKRGQMADPKRFAYINDLVCEGCGDCSVESNCLSVEPKETPFGRKRQINLSSCNKDFSCLNGFCPSFVTVEGATRRKKAASQIDAVGRTATLPLPSSVALDRPYDLLVTGVGGTGVITVGALIGMAAHLERRGASVLDFTGFAQKFGPVLSYIRLAASPDALHQVRIDQGAADALIGCDLVVSSSPKASGTYRRGMRAAVNTAEMPTGDVVRFRDADLASPARLQAIRQVVGDGNLDTINANALAERLLGDAVYANIIMLGFAWQRGLVPVSLPALLRAIELNGVTVERNKQAFAWGRIAAADPDFLPKVTEAPTAETLDQTVDRRAEFLTAYQNAAYAARYRTMVAKVRNAEAALSSEALTDAVARVLFKLMAYKDEYEVARLHMQGGFLDELKREFEEGFKVQYHLAPPFLPSRRDARGRPRKRAFGQWIQMPLAMLARLKGLRGTPFDPFGYTAERRAERELIAWYETLIERMLTELDAARVADLVVMATAPMNIRGYGPVKEAAIASVKTKLESLLARPAPARAA from the coding sequence ATGGACGCCATTCCGTCACTCGACCCCTATGAACTGTCCGATCGCTACGATCGCGAACACGGCCGCGTCTTCCTCACGGGAACGCAGGCCATCGTCCGCATCGCGCTCGATCAGGTCAGGCGCGACCGGGCGAGCGGTCTCAACACCGCCGGCTTCATCTCCGGCTATCGCGGCTCGCCGCTCGGCGGCATCGACCTCGAGCTCTGGCGCATCCAGGAGCGGTTGACGCGGGACCGCATCGAGTTCCTGCCGGCCGTGAACGAGGACCTCGCCGCGACCGCGGTACTCGGCTCGCAGCAGGTCGAGACGCAGGCAGACCGCGAGGTCGATGGCGTGTTCGGGCTCTGGTACGGCAAGGGCCCGGGCGTCGACCGCTCCGGCGATGCGCTCAAGCACGGCAACGCCTATGGCTCCTCGCCGCATGGCGGCGTGCTGGTGGTCGCCGGCGATGACCACGGCTGCGTTTCGTCCTCGATGCCGCACCAGTCCGACGTCGCCTTCATGAGCTGGTTCATGCCGACGCTGCACCCCGCAAGCATCGACGAGTATCTCGAGTTCGGCGAATATGGCTACGCACTGAGCCGCTTCTCCGGCATGTGGGTCGGCTTCAAGGCAATCTCGGAGATCGTGGAATCGGGCGCATCGGTCGCGCTGCGCCCGCCGCGCTGCTTCCACACGCCCGACTTCACGCCGCTGCCGGGTGGCCTGCACTACCGCTGGCCCGACCTGCCGGGCCCGCAGATCGAGGAGCGGCTCGAGGCAAAGAAGCACGCGGTCTACGCCTTTGCGAAAGCCAATCCGATTGATCGCCACATCTACGACATTCCCCACGCCACCTACGGCATCGTCACCACGGGCAAAGCCCATCTCGATCTGATGGAAGCGCTGCGGCTCGTGGGCCTCGATGAAGCGGCCTGCCGCAGCATCGGCATCGACATCTACAAGGTCGGCATGGTCTGGCCGCTGGCGCTGCATGACGCTATGGCCTTCGTGAAAGGCAAGCGCGAGATCCTCGTGGTCGAGGAGAAGCGCGGCATCATCGAGAGCCAGTTCAAGGAATATTTTTACGACTATCCCGGCGCCAAGCCCGAGCGCATGGTCGGCAAGCACGATGAAACCGGCGCACGGCTGATCTCCTGGATCGGCGAATTGTCGCCGCGCGCGCTCGCCGCCGTGCTTGCGCGGCGGCTCGATCCGATGTTTCCGGGCCTCAATCTCGCCGCACGCGCGGCCGCACTCTTGCCGGAGGCTGCACGCACCATCAACGTCTCAGGCGCAACGCGCACCCCCTATTTCTGCTCGGGCTGCCCGCACAACACATCGACCAAGGTGCCCGAGGGATCGAAGGCGCTGGCCGGCATCGGCTGCCATTTCATGGCGAGCTGGATGGACCGGGAGACCTCGTCGCTGATCCAGATGGGCGGCGAAGGCGTGAACTGGGCGGCTTCGTCGAGATTCACCGGCCATAAGCACATCTTCCAGAACCTCGGCGAAGGCACCTATTACCACTCCGGCTCGATGGCGATCCGGCAGGCGATCGCCGCCAAGGCCAACATCACCTACAAGATCTTGTTCAACGATGCCGTTGCGATGACCGGCGGCCAGCCGGTCGATGGCCCCGTCAGCGTGCATGCGATCGCGCACAGCGTCCGCGCCGAAGGTGTGATGCGCATCGCGCTGGTGTCGGACGATCCCGCACAGTTCTTGCCCGCCGACCTGCCGTCCGGCGTCACCATCCATCCACGCGAGGAGATGGATTCCGTGCAGCGCGAGCTGCGCAATATCCCCGGCGTCTCGATCCTGATCTATCAGCAGACCTGCGCCACGGAGAAACGACGCCGGCGCAAGCGCGGCCAGATGGCGGACCCAAAACGCTTTGCCTACATCAATGACCTCGTCTGCGAGGGCTGCGGCGATTGTTCGGTGGAATCCAACTGCCTCAGCGTCGAGCCGAAGGAAACGCCGTTCGGCCGCAAGCGTCAGATCAACCTGTCGTCCTGCAACAAGGACTTTTCCTGCCTCAACGGCTTCTGCCCCAGCTTCGTCACCGTCGAAGGTGCGACGCGCCGGAAGAAGGCCGCGAGCCAGATCGACGCAGTCGGCCGCACGGCCACGCTTCCCCTGCCCTCCTCTGTAGCGCTCGACCGCCCCTACGACCTGCTGGTGACCGGGGTCGGCGGTACCGGCGTGATCACGGTCGGCGCACTGATCGGCATGGCCGCACACCTCGAACGCCGTGGCGCCTCGGTGCTGGACTTCACCGGCTTTGCGCAGAAGTTCGGACCTGTGCTGAGTTATATCCGCCTCGCCGCCTCACCCGACGCGTTGCACCAGGTCCGGATCGACCAGGGTGCGGCCGATGCGCTGATCGGCTGCGATCTCGTCGTCAGTTCCTCGCCAAAGGCGTCCGGCACCTATCGCCGGGGCATGCGTGCCGCTGTCAACACGGCGGAGATGCCGACCGGCGACGTCGTCCGTTTCCGCGACGCCGATCTCGCCTCCCCTGCCCGCCTGCAGGCGATCCGCCAGGTCGTCGGCGACGGCAATCTCGACACGATCAACGCCAATGCGCTGGCCGAACGGCTGCTCGGCGATGCCGTCTATGCCAACATCATCATGCTGGGCTTTGCCTGGCAACGCGGATTGGTGCCGGTCTCATTGCCAGCTCTGCTCCGCGCGATCGAGCTCAACGGCGTTACGGTCGAGCGCAACAAGCAGGCCTTTGCCTGGGGCCGGATCGCTGCCGCCGATCCGGACTTCTTGCCCAAGGTCACCGAAGCGCCCACAGCCGAGACGCTCGACCAGACCGTCGACCGCCGCGCCGAGTTCCTCACGGCCTATCAGAACGCGGCCTATGCGGCGCGCTACCGGACGATGGTCGCAAAGGTCCGCAACGCCGAAGCTGCCCTGAGCAGCGAGGCTCTGACCGATGCGGTGGCTCGCGTCCTCTTCAAGCTGATGGCCTACAAGGACGAGTACGAGGTGGCGCGGCTGCACATGCAAGGCGGATTCCTCGACGAGCTGAAACGCGAATTCGAGGAGGGCTTCAAAGTCCAGTATCACCTCGCTCCGCCGTTCCTGCCGTCGCGGCGCGACGCACGCGGGCGTCCGCGCAAACGCGCCTTCGGCCAGTGGATCCAGATGCCTCTCGCCATGCTCGCGCGCCTAAAGGGGCTGCGCGGAACGCCATTCGATCCGTTCGGCTACACCGCGGAACGGCGCGCCGAGCGCGAACTCATCGCGTGGTATGAAACTCTGATCGAGCGAATGCTCACCGAACTCGACGCCGCGCGGGTGGCAGATCTCGTCGTCATGGCCACGGCCCCCATGAACATCCGCGGCTATGGGCCCGTGAAAGAGGCTGCGATCGCGTCGGTCAAGACGAAGCTCGAATCCCTTCTGGCGCGGCCGGCACCGGCGCGAGCGGCCTGA
- a CDS encoding LysR family transcriptional regulator, with translation MDRLTSLEVFSRVAETGGFSAAARKLNMSTTMVSNHVQALEDRLGVRLLHRTTRKVNLTEIGKAYYDRCVQILADIEQADDIASELQSVPRGTLRIHVATHMVPFVAPVVAKLLSTYPELKIDLRMGEADVDLIEEGYDVALRMTPPPDSSLIVRSLATWRHVLCCSHDYIERHGRVQKLDELTTHNCGRHLNYPFGDEWRFLDRKSAPASVRISGSFVTNSGEALRKVALEGAAVCLMAGFLIQDDLEAGRLVRLLPEYRTVELSMNAVYPHRHHLSAKVRTFIDTLVHHSAEQQKLINPYS, from the coding sequence ATGGATCGATTGACCAGCCTCGAAGTGTTCAGCCGGGTGGCCGAGACCGGCGGCTTCTCCGCAGCAGCCCGCAAGCTCAACATGTCGACCACCATGGTGAGCAATCACGTTCAGGCGTTGGAAGACCGGCTTGGGGTGAGGCTGCTTCACCGCACCACGCGCAAGGTCAATCTTACCGAGATCGGCAAGGCCTATTACGACCGCTGCGTCCAGATCCTCGCAGACATCGAACAGGCCGACGATATCGCGAGCGAATTGCAGTCGGTGCCTCGCGGCACGCTGCGCATTCACGTGGCCACCCATATGGTGCCGTTCGTCGCGCCGGTCGTGGCGAAACTGCTGTCGACCTACCCGGAGCTCAAGATCGATCTGCGCATGGGCGAGGCCGATGTCGATCTCATCGAGGAAGGCTACGACGTTGCCCTGCGCATGACGCCGCCGCCAGATTCGAGCCTGATCGTGCGGAGCCTTGCCACCTGGCGTCACGTGCTGTGCTGCTCCCACGATTACATCGAGAGGCATGGCCGGGTGCAGAAGCTCGACGAACTCACCACGCACAATTGCGGTCGGCACTTGAACTACCCGTTTGGCGACGAATGGCGCTTCCTCGATCGCAAAAGCGCACCGGCCTCCGTGCGTATCTCGGGCAGCTTCGTCACCAATAGCGGGGAAGCGCTGCGGAAGGTCGCGCTGGAGGGGGCCGCCGTCTGCCTGATGGCGGGGTTCCTCATCCAGGACGACCTCGAGGCCGGCCGCCTCGTGCGCCTCTTGCCGGAATATCGGACGGTCGAGCTCTCCATGAATGCGGTCTATCCGCACCGGCATCATCTCTCGGCGAAGGTCAGGACCTTCATCGATACGCTCGTGCACCACAGTGCGGAGCAGCAGAAGCTGATCAATCCGTATTCGTAA